From Pirellulales bacterium, one genomic window encodes:
- a CDS encoding NAD(P) transhydrogenase subunit alpha produces the protein MANTPFLEMYVFLLAGFLGYQIITRVPALLHTPLMSATNAISGISLVGSLVAAGAGRGAVSTTLGVLAVTAATINVVGGFMITDRMLKMFKRQNKK, from the coding sequence ATGGCCAACACGCCGTTTCTTGAAATGTATGTGTTTCTGCTGGCCGGCTTTCTCGGCTATCAGATCATCACGCGCGTGCCGGCGCTGTTGCACACGCCGCTGATGTCGGCCACCAACGCGATCTCGGGCATTTCGCTCGTCGGTTCGCTCGTAGCCGCCGGCGCTGGCCGGGGGGCCGTCAGCACGACGCTCGGCGTGCTGGCCGTCACCGCGGCGACGATCAACGTCGTCGGCGGCTTCATGATCACCGACCGGATGCTCAAGATGTTTAAGCGCCAAAACAAGAAATGA
- a CDS encoding NAD(P)(+) transhydrogenase (Re/Si-specific) subunit beta: MDARDIFIQISYLVASVLFILGLKGMTAPDKARGGMGLAALGMLVAVIGTLLNAQIIGFTWIIVGLVAGSAIGAAISIWMPMTAVPQRTAISHAFGALAATLVGIEHYHYHLAQLQEGLSHVEMAALGFEVMFGSLTITGSFMAFGKLQGFIPSAPMTYKFQNQSNIGLFCVAVLLFITLVVVPSTAAIHPVLFYLMVVVGIVVGVLIVLPIGGADMPVVISLLNSYAGLASSATGFALQNNVLIIAGALDGASGFILSILMSRAMNRSFGNVLFGAFGGAAAGGPAAAQSSEGRTVRSITVDDAAIQLAYARHVIVIPGYGMAVAHAQHEVRELAEQIEERGGEVKFAIHPVAGRMPGHMNVLLAEADVPYDKLCEMDDINGEFPRADVALVIGANDVVNPAARTDPSSPIHGMPILNADQAQSIIVLKRSMNPGFAGIENALFYNPKCALLFGDAKSSLAKLVAAVKAA; this comes from the coding sequence ATGGACGCCCGCGACATTTTCATCCAGATCTCCTATCTGGTTGCCTCGGTGCTGTTCATTCTCGGGCTCAAGGGGATGACGGCGCCGGATAAGGCCCGCGGCGGCATGGGGCTCGCCGCGTTGGGAATGCTTGTGGCCGTGATTGGCACGCTGCTCAACGCCCAGATCATCGGCTTTACCTGGATCATCGTCGGTCTCGTGGCCGGCAGCGCGATTGGGGCCGCGATTTCGATCTGGATGCCGATGACGGCCGTCCCGCAGCGCACGGCCATCTCGCATGCTTTCGGCGCCCTGGCCGCCACGCTGGTGGGCATCGAGCACTACCACTACCATCTCGCGCAGCTTCAGGAGGGCCTATCACATGTCGAGATGGCCGCGCTGGGATTCGAAGTGATGTTCGGCTCGCTGACGATCACCGGCAGCTTCATGGCCTTCGGCAAATTGCAAGGTTTTATTCCCAGCGCGCCGATGACCTACAAATTTCAAAATCAGTCGAATATCGGGCTGTTTTGCGTTGCCGTGCTGCTATTTATTACGCTCGTGGTGGTGCCCTCCACGGCGGCAATTCACCCGGTGCTGTTTTATCTGATGGTGGTGGTGGGGATTGTTGTCGGCGTGCTGATCGTGTTGCCGATCGGCGGGGCCGACATGCCGGTGGTGATTTCGCTGTTGAATTCGTATGCCGGCTTGGCATCATCGGCCACGGGCTTTGCCCTGCAAAACAATGTTCTGATCATCGCCGGGGCCCTCGACGGCGCGAGCGGGTTCATCCTTTCGATCCTGATGAGCCGGGCCATGAACCGTTCATTCGGCAACGTGCTCTTCGGTGCATTCGGCGGAGCGGCGGCCGGCGGACCGGCGGCCGCCCAATCGAGCGAAGGAAGAACCGTCCGCAGCATTACGGTCGACGACGCGGCGATTCAATTGGCCTACGCGCGGCATGTGATCGTCATTCCGGGCTACGGCATGGCCGTGGCGCATGCGCAGCACGAGGTGCGCGAGTTGGCCGAGCAGATCGAGGAGCGCGGGGGCGAGGTGAAGTTCGCGATCCATCCGGTGGCGGGCCGAATGCCGGGCCACATGAACGTGCTCTTGGCCGAGGCCGACGTGCCCTACGACAAGCTGTGCGAAATGGACGATATCAACGGCGAATTCCCCCGGGCCGACGTGGCGCTGGTGATCGGGGCCAACGACGTGGTGAACCCCGCCGCCCGCACCGATCCTTCGAGCCCGATCCACGGCATGCCGATTCTGAATGCCGATCAAGCACAAAGCATCATCGTGCTGAAGCGGAGCATGAATCCCGGCTTCGCCGGCATCGAAAACGCGCTCTTCTACAATCCCAAATGCGCGCTGCTCTTCGGCGACGCAAAAAGCTCGCTGGCGAAACTCGTCGCCGCCGTAAAAGCGGCGTGA
- the hemW gene encoding radical SAM family heme chaperone HemW, with protein MFVPPKNVPDPLAPRPALSAPPRAVYIHVPFCAHRCGYCNFTLVAGRLDLADPYLSAIECELTGLGKPCKPQAVDTLFFGGGTPTQLPPAQLARLLALVLHWYPPAPGHEFSVEANPADVTAELIAVLAEHGVTRISLGAQSFQEKKLRTLERDHSPIDIERAARLVRRSGMQLALDLIFGVPGETLADWRADLDAALALAPDHVSTYGLTFERGTTFWNRLSHGQLFRAEEDLERSMYLEGIDLLTAAGLEHYEVSNFAGPGRRCRHNEAYWSGEPYAAAGPGATRYIAGIRETNHRSTTTYIKRIRAGQSPIAEREQLPPEDRARELLVFALRRIAGVDRRWFAERSGFTVDALVGPALRRYIDLGMLEDDGKTLRLTREGLLVSDAIWPEFLRR; from the coding sequence ATGTTCGTACCGCCGAAAAATGTGCCTGACCCCCTCGCGCCGCGGCCTGCTTTATCCGCCCCGCCGCGCGCCGTCTATATCCACGTCCCCTTCTGCGCTCATCGCTGCGGATATTGCAATTTCACGCTCGTCGCCGGCCGGCTCGATCTGGCGGACCCCTATCTTTCGGCCATCGAATGCGAATTGACGGGGCTCGGCAAACCGTGCAAGCCGCAAGCGGTCGACACGCTCTTCTTCGGCGGCGGCACGCCGACGCAGCTTCCGCCCGCGCAGCTCGCGCGGCTCTTGGCACTCGTGCTCCACTGGTATCCGCCCGCGCCGGGCCATGAATTCAGTGTCGAAGCCAACCCGGCCGACGTCACTGCGGAATTGATTGCCGTGTTGGCCGAACACGGCGTTACGCGCATCAGCCTCGGCGCCCAATCGTTCCAAGAGAAAAAGCTTCGCACGCTCGAACGCGATCATTCACCGATCGATATCGAGCGCGCTGCTCGCTTGGTTCGCCGGTCCGGCATGCAACTCGCCCTCGATTTGATTTTCGGCGTACCGGGCGAAACGCTCGCCGACTGGCGGGCCGATCTCGATGCGGCATTGGCCCTCGCGCCCGATCATGTTTCCACCTATGGGCTCACATTCGAACGCGGCACCACGTTTTGGAACCGCCTTTCGCACGGCCAACTCTTCCGCGCCGAGGAAGACCTCGAGCGATCGATGTACCTCGAAGGCATCGATCTCCTGACGGCCGCCGGGCTGGAGCACTACGAAGTGTCGAACTTTGCCGGCCCGGGCCGCCGTTGCCGGCACAACGAAGCCTATTGGTCTGGCGAGCCCTACGCCGCCGCCGGCCCCGGCGCGACGCGCTATATCGCCGGCATCCGCGAGACGAACCATCGCAGCACGACCACGTATATCAAGCGCATCCGGGCCGGCCAATCCCCGATCGCCGAGCGAGAACAGTTGCCGCCGGAAGACCGAGCCCGCGAATTGCTGGTCTTCGCCCTGCGCCGCATTGCGGGGGTCGATCGCCGCTGGTTCGCCGAACGCAGCGGCTTCACCGTCGACGCCCTCGTCGGCCCGGCCTTGCGCCGCTACATCGATCTCGGCATGCTTGAAGACGACGGCAAAACACTGCGACTAACGCGCGAGGGCCTGTTGGTGAGCGACGCCATCTGGCCGGAATTTTTACGGCGATAG
- a CDS encoding MBL fold metallo-hydrolase gives MVDNSPLRTLEYKGLTIEGYSRAAVQTYWRIPELKIGFDFGAQPWSFMSTAVWFVSHTHLDHIAALPVYVARRRMMKMEPPTIYLPEAAVETVERLLKLFTRLDRGRMPCRLIATRPGDVIELSREHVVTVSATRHTIPSLGYVVWDRRRKLKPEFHDLPGDRIRDLRLGGTEVTEEIRVPILAFLGDSAPEGLDECPAMYEARVLITELTFVAPSHRKDRIHKFGHTHLDDLVERRDRFKNEVIILSHFSTRYVDSRIHRLVERAFPGLLGGRLHVWL, from the coding sequence ATGGTCGACAATTCGCCGCTGCGCACGCTCGAATACAAGGGTCTGACGATCGAGGGCTACTCTCGGGCGGCGGTGCAAACCTATTGGCGAATTCCCGAGTTGAAAATCGGCTTCGACTTCGGCGCTCAACCCTGGTCGTTCATGAGCACCGCGGTGTGGTTCGTCAGCCACACGCATCTCGACCACATCGCGGCCTTGCCGGTCTATGTTGCCCGGCGGCGTATGATGAAAATGGAACCGCCGACGATCTACCTGCCCGAGGCAGCGGTGGAAACCGTCGAACGGTTGCTAAAATTGTTTACACGGCTCGATCGAGGCCGAATGCCTTGCCGCTTGATTGCCACCCGGCCGGGCGACGTGATTGAATTGTCGCGCGAGCATGTCGTCACCGTCTCCGCGACGCGGCACACGATTCCCTCGCTGGGCTATGTGGTGTGGGACCGCCGCCGGAAGCTGAAGCCCGAATTTCACGATCTGCCCGGCGATCGGATCCGCGATTTGCGATTGGGCGGCACCGAAGTGACCGAGGAGATTCGCGTGCCGATCCTGGCCTTTCTCGGCGATAGCGCGCCGGAGGGGCTCGATGAATGCCCGGCGATGTACGAAGCCCGGGTGCTGATTACCGAGCTGACGTTTGTCGCTCCGTCGCACCGCAAGGATCGCATCCACAAATTCGGACATACGCATTTGGACGACCTGGTCGAGCGCCGCGATCGGTTCAAGAATGAAGTGATCATCCTATCGCACTTCAGCACACGGTATGTCGACAGCCGCATCCACCGCCTCGTCGAGCGAGCGTTTCCCGGCCTCCTCGGCGGCCGCCTGCACGTGTGGCTGTAA
- a CDS encoding TIGR02206 family membrane protein encodes MPWLWTDKPFVLFGPAHLAAIGLSAAAGILLALAARALRGRTVRGQPAQQLLSRSLAVIMLIVVGAAQAIMLLPEHFVVGRSLPLQICDLAWMVAIYALWTNRRLAFAVVYYWGLTATVLAMLTPDLKQGFPHFYFLLFYLGHGSVVAAAIYLCWGVGLRPDWRLYRFTALVTIVYAVCIYFVNDLLGTDYFCVNRKPAPGTMLDYFGPYPMYILVSALIALSAWAALTWPWQLLAARRGKIRRSVAGERP; translated from the coding sequence ATGCCGTGGCTGTGGACAGATAAGCCGTTCGTTCTGTTCGGCCCGGCACATCTCGCGGCCATCGGCCTGTCGGCGGCCGCGGGAATTCTTTTGGCCCTTGCCGCGCGCGCGCTCCGCGGCCGCACCGTTCGCGGGCAGCCGGCTCAGCAACTGCTCAGCCGATCGCTCGCCGTGATCATGCTCATCGTGGTCGGGGCGGCGCAAGCGATCATGCTGCTGCCGGAGCATTTTGTCGTCGGCCGATCGTTGCCGCTGCAGATTTGCGACTTGGCTTGGATGGTGGCCATCTACGCGCTATGGACCAATCGCCGCCTGGCCTTCGCGGTCGTCTACTATTGGGGCCTGACGGCCACGGTGCTGGCAATGCTTACGCCCGATTTGAAACAGGGTTTTCCGCATTTTTATTTCTTGCTGTTCTACCTCGGGCATGGCTCGGTCGTGGCCGCGGCAATTTATCTCTGCTGGGGAGTCGGCCTGCGGCCCGATTGGCGGTTGTATCGCTTCACGGCGCTCGTGACGATCGTTTACGCGGTGTGCATTTATTTCGTGAACGACTTGCTCGGCACCGACTATTTTTGCGTGAACCGCAAGCCGGCCCCCGGGACGATGCTCGATTATTTTGGTCCGTATCCCATGTATATCCTCGTCAGCGCGCTGATCGCGCTATCGGCCTGGGCCGCGCTCACCTGGCCGTGGCAATTGCTCGCCGCCCGCCGCGGCAAGATTCGTCGCTCCGTCGCGGGGGAACGACCGTAG
- the tilS gene encoding tRNA lysidine(34) synthetase TilS, giving the protein MRVLVAVSGGADSVALLRAVVALKTAGGGRLAVAHFNHRLRADAGQDAQFVADLALRLHLECEIGEADTAAAARATGDGLEAAARSERYRFLQAAAERIGARYVVTAHTADDQVETILHRILRGTGIGGLAGMRRSRRLSDAVSLIRPLLGLGRVDVLAYLAELGQPYRDDPSNASHAHTRNRIRHSLLPLLAADYNRDVRSALLRLGAAAGDAQRIIDRLVGQLLESAVSFAGRCRASVDCDRLAGEDRHLVRELFVAIWRRQGWPQQAMTFAHWDRLADVALAAPLPPSPIRHGHNLPGAVVAERAGAMISLTSLE; this is encoded by the coding sequence ATGCGGGTTCTTGTCGCCGTATCTGGCGGTGCCGATAGCGTCGCGCTATTGCGGGCCGTCGTGGCCTTGAAAACCGCGGGCGGCGGCCGGCTTGCCGTCGCTCATTTCAACCACCGACTGCGGGCCGACGCGGGCCAGGATGCCCAATTTGTCGCTGATCTCGCGCTGCGGTTGCATCTCGAATGCGAGATTGGCGAGGCCGACACGGCCGCCGCTGCCCGAGCCACCGGCGATGGCCTCGAAGCCGCGGCGCGGAGCGAGCGGTACCGTTTCCTGCAAGCCGCGGCCGAGCGAATCGGCGCGCGCTACGTCGTTACGGCCCACACGGCCGACGATCAGGTCGAGACGATCTTGCACCGGATCCTTCGCGGCACCGGCATCGGCGGCTTGGCGGGAATGCGGCGCAGCAGGCGGTTGAGCGATGCGGTCAGCTTGATTCGCCCGCTGCTCGGGCTCGGCCGGGTGGACGTGTTGGCGTATCTCGCGGAGCTCGGTCAGCCCTATCGCGACGACCCGAGCAATGCGAGCCATGCGCATACGCGAAACCGAATTCGGCATTCACTGCTGCCGCTTCTTGCGGCAGATTACAACCGGGACGTGCGATCAGCCCTGTTGCGCCTCGGCGCCGCGGCCGGCGACGCGCAGCGGATCATCGACCGCCTCGTCGGCCAATTGCTCGAAAGTGCCGTTTCGTTTGCGGGTCGCTGCCGGGCAAGCGTCGATTGCGATCGGCTGGCAGGCGAAGATCGGCATCTGGTGCGAGAGCTGTTCGTCGCCATCTGGCGGCGTCAAGGTTGGCCGCAGCAGGCGATGACTTTCGCACATTGGGACCGATTGGCCGACGTGGCATTGGCGGCGCCGCTTCCGCCCAGTCCGATTCGCCACGGACACAACCTGCCGGGGGCGGTGGTGGCGGAACGGGCG